AAAGAGTTGTCTAAAGATAACCATAAATACACTGATGAGGAATTGATCGCCAGATTTCAAGATGGTGATGAATACGCATTTGACGAGATAGTTCATAGATATAAAGATCGATTGTTGAACTTTATTTTTAGATTCCTCGGACAAATGGATGAAGCCGAAGACATTGTACAAGACACTTTCCTGAAGGTTTACAAGAATAAGAATGCTTATGAAAACATTGCCCGCTTCTCTACGTGGATATATACAATAGCCGGAAACCTTGCAAAAACCGAGCTGCGAAAGAGGAAGAGAAGAAGGATGTTTTCAATATCAGGGAAGGGCGTTGATGAAAAAGAATATGAGTTACCCTCCGGCGATAGAACTCCTGAGGAAGAAACGGACAGCCTGTTCAATGAGAAAATCATACAAGGGGCAATTGAAAAATTGCATGAGAAATTTCGCACGGTAATAATTCTTAGAGATATTCAGGAACTTTCTTATGATGAGATTAGTAACATAATAGGAGTCCCTCTCGGGACGGTTAAGTCCCGCGTAAATAGGGCGAGATTAAAGCTTCAAGAAATGCTGAAAGATATCAGGTAGTGAGCCGATACTTCACCGTTGGAAAGAAGATTAAAATTGATGAGAAATCAGAAAGAATAGTAATTACATAACCAAGGGAGCATGCCTATAGATGGATTGTAACGAATATCGTGATAACGTCACGAACCTAATTGAAAATAGTTTAACTACTCGAGAGAAAAAATCCGCATTGGAACACCAGGAAACTTGTTCCGATTGTGCGCATTTAACTGCGGACGTGCAGAAAATCCTTAAAAGCTTTGGTAATATTGGCGTAGTCAGTACCTCTCCGGACTTTGAAACCAAACTTTACAAAAAGTTGCGAGAAGGCTCTGATGTTTCTATCAGTGACAAAGTTGGTGAGTTGCTGAATCCTGCTTCGTTCGGTTTTAAAGCTTTTGCGATGGGATTTGCTGTTTTGCTTATCCTGGTGACCGGAACCGTTTACATGTACGATGGGTTTTCAGGTGATGCGGGAAACGGAATGCCGGCGCTCTCAAGCCCGGGATTCATTGAAAAAAAGAGTGACAAACCTGCCGCCATAGAAGAGGATGAGTTGATCGAGCCTGATTCTGAAGAAAAAGATGATGAAAATTCAACGCCGGATAACACTGATTCTTTCAAAGACAAGAGTTTAGACGAGTAAAATCATATTTCCTCCCGGATATTGATTCGGAATATCGGATAGGCATATACGGAAGTATAATCCCCGAACTTTATTGACATTTCGTCAGTTTGTTCTATATTAGGCTCCAACAGCTTTTAATTACTAAGGTTCATGTTTGATTAACCTGCGAGAAGCGCCAAAATCCGTCAGTCGACGGAGCTTTCCGTCAATAGGGATAGGTTTCATCTTACTTCTCGCTCTAATGTATCTGTATCTTACGACAGAAAACAGTGTCGGCGGTTTGCATAACGTGCTGAAACCTTTATCTGCCGTCACAATTTTTATAGGCTCTGTTATCCTGATATATAGAGCCGTGACAGCTGCTTCCAATTCAGCCGGACATATTTACGAGTTCAAGAATAAGTTCCCATTTTTAAACATTAGCAGTGAAGAAAAGGATTTCACGGATATCCCGGCTTATTACGCCGATGATGAATACAAAAGCTATATAGATATGTTCCTTGACACCCTCAGCGATACATTCGTGGCAAGAGCCGCAGCTTTTTATATGGGCGGGTCCAGAATGGAAATTCAATCGGTCGTTCCGGCTGACGAATCAGACGAATTTCACAGGGAACTGGGAATGGGTGAAGGTATTATCGGTAAGGTGCATCAATCTCAGAGCACAATTCTTGTGAAAAGTATTAACGATATCGCCGAAAGCATCGATTACCTCAAGGATCCGAAAAATGTAAAATCGTTTTTGGGAACACCGGTATTCTATGATAAAAAACCGATAGGTGTTTTGTTTGTCGACAGCAGAGCGGAGGACTCATTTGGAGAGTCTGATAAAAAGCTTATAGAAAACTTTGCTGTTCTCTTGGAAAAAACGATCTCTCAGTTGGACTCCACGTTTAACTTCCACAACCGTCTGGGTTATCTGTCTGAACTCTACCGCTATTTTCTTCTGGTACAACGTTCAAAAAGGATTGAAGAGGTCATTAATCAGACGGCGAGTATAATTAAAAGATTGGTTAAATCCGATGCCGTCACTATCTCATTATTGATCGAGAATAAGTCTGATACCCTAAAAATTGTCCAGTCTGAGGGAAAGAGAGAAAGATTTGTTGTCGGGGTTGAATACCCGGTTGAAGGAGGGTTGAACGGGCTCGTTATAAAAAAGAATTCCATGATTACGGTACCTGAAATAGAGGAGGAGGGATATTTTAAACCAAGGTTTGTCAGCGATGAAAAAACAAACAGAGAATATCACTCCTACCTCGGCGCTCCTATCTCCATCGGTGATGAAGTGATCGGGGTTATCGGGATGGACAGTAAAACGCCGGCTAAATTTTCGGAAACCGATAAGGCTATTCTCACCTCCGTAGGGTGTATGGCCGGACACGTATTATCAAGATTAAATCTGATGAGAGAGAAAACATCTAACTTACTGATTGACAGCCTGACCGACCTTCCGAATCTTAAACATTTTAAGAGTATCGTTACGAACCAGATATTGAGAGACAAAAGATATGAGGGCAGGTTTTCCGTATTGATAATAGACGTGATCAAGATGGATAGAATCAATAAAAAGCATGGAAGAAAGGCAGGGGACGCCATACTAAATTTCATAGGGCAGTATTTGCGGGAATCTACACGTATTTCTGATACTAAGGCACGGTATGGCGGTGATGAGTTAGGCATGATTCTCCTGGGAACAAGTCAAAAATTAGCTTCGGAAATTGCCGGTAGGATCAAAAAAGATTTGGAAAAGAGAGTGTTTGATTATAATAACGAATTTATTACATTCAACGTCGGCATCGGATTATCGAGTTTTCCGGATGACGGAGAGACAGCAGATGAGATAATTTCGAGCGCTGACAGAGCGATTATAAAACTGAAACATGAGGGGTATCAGAAACCTGATCTGATATCCAAGTAAAAGAGGGAAATAATAAGTTACAAAGCTGGAGTAAAATAAATGGCAAAAGATAGAAGTTTCGCCGCTAAGACCGCTAAGGTCGGCACCGATGGGGAACATTGTCCCGTATGCGGCAACAGTTACACCTATTTAAAGCACTACTCGACTTCGAAGTCTGAAAAAACCGACTCATGGAAACTTAACAAGAAAATGGTAAGAGTCTGTAGTTGTAATGAAAAAGAGATTTACGGTTAAGCTAATCTACGGGGGCAACCTTCGACGAATCAGATGGTTTTTCAGATTTACGTTTCAATCGTATGGTTTTAATCAATTTAAGATTTTTTAAACTATACTCTAATTTTCGCAATTTTACCGAATCCATCTTTGACATTCGGGATGAGTCTATGATGATGTGCAGCTTTTTCGTGATCTTTATCGGTGGAAGAGACACGGGGAGAGTTCCGATGATGGTTAATTCTGATTCTTTCCTCTCTATCGGCGCAAGTGGGGCAACCTCTACGGGGTTGACATGTAAATATTCCAATACGACTTGCTCATCTTCTTGAGACAGCTGTGCGACTCTTCCGCCCGTTATCAGCGGTTCCGACCACCTATCGATACCTATTAGCTCTGAAAGGTTCTCTTCCTGAAATGCGGAAAGCTCTTCAATTCTGATAGCGATAGAATCGAGCTTTATCGAAATCGCCTGCTTAGAGGCAGCAGAAAAGTCAACATTTTCGTGAGCCCTTTCAATCCCGACAATTATGCGGCGAATCTCAGCATCGAAATCCGGATTTACGACCATTCTCAAATTTAGAATTGAGGATGCAATATCCTCAACTTCTTCGGGGGCGATCTCTCCCCCGGCGACTTTTTCCGAAAACTCTTCGAATATTTTATCGAGGTTCTCTTTTGCGTCTGCTTCCCGTGTACGGCTCATAAGAATTTCATGGAGTTTATCCATAGAGGACTCAACTATGGAGGGTTCAATAAATTCTGACAGTATTCCTTTATTCATGAAATTGTATATCAGAACCGTGGCAATTACGGCTGCGATTATTTTTATAAATGTCCAGAATTTTTCGTTCATTCGGAAACTACCATCTCTTTAACGAATTCTACGGTAAACAACTCCTGAGTTCACTCACACCGAAAATAAGCGTGGAGACGTACTCCCCGCAAGCTTTTTTAAAATATATAGTTTTCCCTTGTTTCATTTGAATTGTGGGGATAATTTAATAAGCCGATGAATGACATAGTTTCAATTAAAATCACTCTCCTGCTGACTCTGCTGAGCATCAGTTTTGTTCAATGTACAACCGCCCCTAAAGGAGCTTCCACCGAAAAAGTCAGCGAATCTGATCAATATCGGGAATACAACCCGCTTGCTATCGACCATTTCATGGAAGGGTCGATATTGGATCTCCGTGAAGAATATGCCGCTGCCATTGAAGAGTATATCAAAGCCTTGAAATATGATTCTACTTCCGCAACGATCTATCTTGCTCTCGCTGAGGATTATACAAGATTACAGAATTCCGCAAAAGCCATCAAATCAACCAAAAAAGCGATTGAATTGGACCCGGATAACACCGAAGCGACGGGTCTGCTCGCCCGTATTTATTTTGCGAACGAAAGATATGCTCTTGCTGCCCGCTGGTATGATAAATTGGTATCTCTTGACCCTGATGATCGGAATGGATGGTTTCAGCTTGCGGATTCGTACGTTAGAGCCGGTAACAGAATCGAAGCTGCGAAGACCTTTGAACGGCTATATGAATATGATTCCTCCGCAACGGAGGCATTGCTCCGTGCCGGAGATCTATATGAAAAACTTCAGCAGGAAGAAAAAGCGATAAGCCTGTTCTCAAAGTATTACGAACAATTTCCCGGGAATCAGGCTATACGAAAGAAGATTGCTGATTACTATGCGGATAAAGGAAATTTTGAAAAAGCAAAAAAACTTTATCAGGACCAGTTGAAAGATGATGATAAGGACTTATCGACAATGATCTCCCTCGGCGATCTATACTGGCGGGAAGGCGAATTGGAGGAAGCAAGGGAGCATTTCGAGAAGCTGAAAAGCGGAAATGAGAAAGAATGGCGGATATATTTCTATCTTGGTAATATAAACGCCGATCTCAAAGAGTATGAGACCGCGGTGACGAATTTCAAAGAGTTGATAAATCTTGTGCCTCGTATGTCGGTCGGATATTCGAATCTGGGGCGGGTTTACCTGATCCGGAACAGGAACGATGAGGCGATCGAAGTGCTTACGCAGGGTGATAAAATGTCTCCCCGCAGCTGGACTATACGCTATCTCTTAGGAACGGCGTATAATAGCGTAAAAAACTATAAAAAAGCCGAAACCTCTCTTATCGGCGCTCTCAATATGAGACCGGATGACGTAACTACTAAAACGGTA
The DNA window shown above is from Candidatus Neomarinimicrobiota bacterium and carries:
- a CDS encoding sigma-70 family RNA polymerase sigma factor; translation: MSKDNHKYTDEELIARFQDGDEYAFDEIVHRYKDRLLNFIFRFLGQMDEAEDIVQDTFLKVYKNKNAYENIARFSTWIYTIAGNLAKTELRKRKRRRMFSISGKGVDEKEYELPSGDRTPEEETDSLFNEKIIQGAIEKLHEKFRTVIILRDIQELSYDEISNIIGVPLGTVKSRVNRARLKLQEMLKDIR
- a CDS encoding diguanylate cyclase, with protein sequence MINLREAPKSVSRRSFPSIGIGFILLLALMYLYLTTENSVGGLHNVLKPLSAVTIFIGSVILIYRAVTAASNSAGHIYEFKNKFPFLNISSEEKDFTDIPAYYADDEYKSYIDMFLDTLSDTFVARAAAFYMGGSRMEIQSVVPADESDEFHRELGMGEGIIGKVHQSQSTILVKSINDIAESIDYLKDPKNVKSFLGTPVFYDKKPIGVLFVDSRAEDSFGESDKKLIENFAVLLEKTISQLDSTFNFHNRLGYLSELYRYFLLVQRSKRIEEVINQTASIIKRLVKSDAVTISLLIENKSDTLKIVQSEGKRERFVVGVEYPVEGGLNGLVIKKNSMITVPEIEEEGYFKPRFVSDEKTNREYHSYLGAPISIGDEVIGVIGMDSKTPAKFSETDKAILTSVGCMAGHVLSRLNLMREKTSNLLIDSLTDLPNLKHFKSIVTNQILRDKRYEGRFSVLIIDVIKMDRINKKHGRKAGDAILNFIGQYLRESTRISDTKARYGGDELGMILLGTSQKLASEIAGRIKKDLEKRVFDYNNEFITFNVGIGLSSFPDDGETADEIISSADRAIIKLKHEGYQKPDLISK
- a CDS encoding tetratricopeptide repeat protein, which translates into the protein MNDIVSIKITLLLTLLSISFVQCTTAPKGASTEKVSESDQYREYNPLAIDHFMEGSILDLREEYAAAIEEYIKALKYDSTSATIYLALAEDYTRLQNSAKAIKSTKKAIELDPDNTEATGLLARIYFANERYALAARWYDKLVSLDPDDRNGWFQLADSYVRAGNRIEAAKTFERLYEYDSSATEALLRAGDLYEKLQQEEKAISLFSKYYEQFPGNQAIRKKIADYYADKGNFEKAKKLYQDQLKDDDKDLSTMISLGDLYWREGELEEAREHFEKLKSGNEKEWRIYFYLGNINADLKEYETAVTNFKELINLVPRMSVGYSNLGRVYLIRNRNDEAIEVLTQGDKMSPRSWTIRYLLGTAYNSVKNYKKAETSLIGALNMRPDDVTTKTVLASVYDNLKKYDEADDLHLQILSKDPSNTTILNNYAYSLSVRGIMLKKALEMAQVAVDKSPDNPAYLDTLGWIYFKMGSIKKAQKFVKQSISLDDKSAEVLEHMGDIYIKMGKKELAKDFYQRALEAEEVQTTTIEKDFTR